The following proteins are co-located in the Callithrix jacchus isolate 240 chromosome 10, calJac240_pri, whole genome shotgun sequence genome:
- the LOC100387285 gene encoding LOW QUALITY PROTEIN: olfactory receptor 52A4-like (The sequence of the model RefSeq protein was modified relative to this genomic sequence to represent the inferred CDS: substituted 1 base at 1 genomic stop codon), whose amino-acid sequence MALPITNGTLFMPSVLTFIGIPGLESVQCWIGIPLCAMYIIALIGNSLLLIIINSEPSLREPMYIFLAILGATDISLSTSIVPKMLGIFWFHLPEIYFDACLFQMWLIHTFQGIESGVLLAMALDRYVAICYPLRHAIIFTQQLVTYIVVGVTLRPAILVIPCLLLIKCRLKLYXTKLISHTYCEHMALVKLATEDVYVNKFYGILGAFIVGGLDFIFITLSYIQIFITVFYLPLKEVRHKAFNTCIPHMCVFFQFYLLAFFSFFSHRLESYIPSYVHITLSSLYLLVPPFLNPFIYGVKTKHIGDKVVKMFCSKNKT is encoded by the coding sequence ATGGCCCTGCCTATTACAAATGGTACCTTGTTCATGCCCTCTGTACTGACATTTATTGGGATCCCTGGTTTGGAATCTGTACAATGCTGGATTGGGATTCCACTCTGTGCTATGTACATCATTGCTTTGATTGGAAATTCTCTACTTTTGATCATCATCAATTCTGAGCCAAGCCTCCGTGAGCCCATGTATATCTTCCTGGCCATTTTAGGAGCCACAGACATTTCACTTAGCACCAGCATTGTGCCCAAGATGCTTGgtattttttggttccatttgcCAGAGATATATTTTGATGCTTGCCTCTTTCAGATGTGGCTCATCCACACATTTCAAGGTATTGAATCAGGAGTCCTGCTTGCCATGGCTCTGGACCGCTATGTAGCAATCTGTTACCCTCTGAGGCATGCTATAATATTCACTCAACAACTAGTCACATATATTGTAGTTGGAGTGACATTGCGGCCTGCCATTCTGGTAATTCCATGCCTACTGCTTATAAAATGTcgtctgaaactttactgaaccAAGTTAATATCCCACACTTACTGTGAACACATGGCCCTTGTGAAGCTTGCCACTGAAGACGTTTACGTTAATAAGTTCTATGGTATCCTTGGGGCTTTTATTGTTGGTGGGCTTGACTTCATTTTCATCACCCTCtcttatattcaaatatttatcacaGTCTTTTACTTGCCCCTGAAAGAGGTGCGACATAAGGCATTTAATACATGTATTCCCCACATGTGTGTCTTCTTCCAATTCTATCTTCttgcctttttttcattttttagtcaCAGACTTGAATCTTATATCCCATCATATGTACACATCACCTTGTCCAGTCTTTACCTACTGGTTCCACCATTCCTCAACCCCTTTATCTATGGGGTAAAGACCAAGCACATTGGGGATAAGGTGGTAAAAATGTTCTGCTCCAAAAACAAGACTTGA